Proteins encoded within one genomic window of Manis pentadactyla isolate mManPen7 chromosome 4, mManPen7.hap1, whole genome shotgun sequence:
- the MLX gene encoding max-like protein X isoform X5: MRTRAHGCLRPCWDKPLEGTNPWATSLRLPLSSGTGARPLPGFRFGGSEMTESGASPEDPWVKVEYAYSDNSLDPGLFVESTRKGSVVSRANSIGSTSASSVPNTDDEDSDYHQESYKESYKDRRRRAHTQAEQKRRDAIKRGYDDLQTIVPTCQQQDFSIGSQKLSKAIVLQKTIDYIQFLHKEKKKQEEEVSTLRKDVMALKIMKVFQELSACVFSWIEEHCKPQTLREIVIGVLHQLKNQLY; the protein is encoded by the exons ATGCGCACGCGCGCACACGGATGTCTGCGACCGTGTTGGGACAAACCTCTTGAGGGAACGAACCCCTGGGCGACGTCCCTGAGGCTGCCTCTGTCATCCGGCACA GGGGCCCGACCGCTCCCTGGTTTCCGGTTTGGTGGGTCTGAGATGACGGAGTCGGGCGCCTCTCCGGAGGACCCCTGGGTCAAG GTGGAGTATGCCTACAGTGACAACAGCCTGGACCCCG GGCTTTTTGTAGAAAGTACCCGCAAGGGGAGTGTAGTGTCCAGAGCTAATAGCATCGGTTCCACCAGTGCCTCTTCCGTCCCTAACACAG ATGACGAGGACAGTGATTACCACCAGGAGTCCTACAAGGAGTCTTACAAGGACCGGCGGCGGCGAGCACATACGCAGGctgagcagaagaggagggacgCTATCAAG AGAGGCTATGATGACCTTCAGACCATTGTCCCCACCTGCCAACAGCAGGACTTCTCCATTGGGTCCCAAAAGCTCAGCAAAGCCATCGTTCTACAGAAGA CCATCGACTACATCCAGTTTTTGcacaaggagaagaaaaagcaagAGGAGGAGGTATCCACACTGCGCAAGGACGTCATGGCCCTCAAGATCATGAAAGT CTTCCAGGAGCTGTCGGCTTGTGTCTTCAGCTGGATTGAGGAGCATTGTAAGCCACAG ACTCTCCGGGAGATTGTGATTGGCGTCCTGCACCAATTGAAGAACCAGCTTTACTGA
- the MLX gene encoding max-like protein X isoform X1, which produces MRTRAHGCLRPCWDKPLEGTNPWATSLRLPLSSGTGARPLPGFRFGGSEMTESGASPEDPWVKVEYAYSDNSLDPGLFVESTRKGSVVSRANSIGSTSASSVPNTDDEDSDYHQESYKESYKDRRRRAHTQAEQKRRDAIKRGYDDLQTIVPTCQQQDFSIGSQKLSKAIVLQKTIDYIQFLHKEKKKQEEEVSTLRKDVMALKIMKVNYEQIVKAHQDNPHEGEDQVSDQVKFNVFQGIMDSLFQSFNASISVASFQELSACVFSWIEEHCKPQTLREIVIGVLHQLKNQLY; this is translated from the exons ATGCGCACGCGCGCACACGGATGTCTGCGACCGTGTTGGGACAAACCTCTTGAGGGAACGAACCCCTGGGCGACGTCCCTGAGGCTGCCTCTGTCATCCGGCACA GGGGCCCGACCGCTCCCTGGTTTCCGGTTTGGTGGGTCTGAGATGACGGAGTCGGGCGCCTCTCCGGAGGACCCCTGGGTCAAG GTGGAGTATGCCTACAGTGACAACAGCCTGGACCCCG GGCTTTTTGTAGAAAGTACCCGCAAGGGGAGTGTAGTGTCCAGAGCTAATAGCATCGGTTCCACCAGTGCCTCTTCCGTCCCTAACACAG ATGACGAGGACAGTGATTACCACCAGGAGTCCTACAAGGAGTCTTACAAGGACCGGCGGCGGCGAGCACATACGCAGGctgagcagaagaggagggacgCTATCAAG AGAGGCTATGATGACCTTCAGACCATTGTCCCCACCTGCCAACAGCAGGACTTCTCCATTGGGTCCCAAAAGCTCAGCAAAGCCATCGTTCTACAGAAGA CCATCGACTACATCCAGTTTTTGcacaaggagaagaaaaagcaagAGGAGGAGGTATCCACACTGCGCAAGGACGTCATGGCCCTCAAGATCATGAAAGT GAACTATGAGCAGATCGTGAAGGCACACCAGGACAATCCCCATGAGGGGGAGGACCAGGTCTCGGACCAGGTAAAGTTCAACGTGTTTCAGGGCATCATGGACTCCCTGTTCCAGTCTTTCAATGCCTCCATTTCCGTGGCCAGCTTCCAGGAGCTGTCGGCTTGTGTCTTCAGCTGGATTGAGGAGCATTGTAAGCCACAG ACTCTCCGGGAGATTGTGATTGGCGTCCTGCACCAATTGAAGAACCAGCTTTACTGA
- the MLX gene encoding max-like protein X isoform X2, protein MRSTPPYASRSRVGGFGSRGRVASSSPQGARPLPGFRFGGSEMTESGASPEDPWVKVEYAYSDNSLDPGLFVESTRKGSVVSRANSIGSTSASSVPNTDDEDSDYHQESYKESYKDRRRRAHTQAEQKRRDAIKRGYDDLQTIVPTCQQQDFSIGSQKLSKAIVLQKTIDYIQFLHKEKKKQEEEVSTLRKDVMALKIMKVNYEQIVKAHQDNPHEGEDQVSDQVKFNVFQGIMDSLFQSFNASISVASFQELSACVFSWIEEHCKPQTLREIVIGVLHQLKNQLY, encoded by the exons ATGCGCAGCACCCCGCCCTACGCCTCCCGGTCGCGGGTTGGTGGGTTTGGGTCACGCGGGCGCGTCGCCTCTTCCTCGCCGCAGGGGGCCCGACCGCTCCCTGGTTTCCGGTTTGGTGGGTCTGAGATGACGGAGTCGGGCGCCTCTCCGGAGGACCCCTGGGTCAAG GTGGAGTATGCCTACAGTGACAACAGCCTGGACCCCG GGCTTTTTGTAGAAAGTACCCGCAAGGGGAGTGTAGTGTCCAGAGCTAATAGCATCGGTTCCACCAGTGCCTCTTCCGTCCCTAACACAG ATGACGAGGACAGTGATTACCACCAGGAGTCCTACAAGGAGTCTTACAAGGACCGGCGGCGGCGAGCACATACGCAGGctgagcagaagaggagggacgCTATCAAG AGAGGCTATGATGACCTTCAGACCATTGTCCCCACCTGCCAACAGCAGGACTTCTCCATTGGGTCCCAAAAGCTCAGCAAAGCCATCGTTCTACAGAAGA CCATCGACTACATCCAGTTTTTGcacaaggagaagaaaaagcaagAGGAGGAGGTATCCACACTGCGCAAGGACGTCATGGCCCTCAAGATCATGAAAGT GAACTATGAGCAGATCGTGAAGGCACACCAGGACAATCCCCATGAGGGGGAGGACCAGGTCTCGGACCAGGTAAAGTTCAACGTGTTTCAGGGCATCATGGACTCCCTGTTCCAGTCTTTCAATGCCTCCATTTCCGTGGCCAGCTTCCAGGAGCTGTCGGCTTGTGTCTTCAGCTGGATTGAGGAGCATTGTAAGCCACAG ACTCTCCGGGAGATTGTGATTGGCGTCCTGCACCAATTGAAGAACCAGCTTTACTGA
- the MLX gene encoding max-like protein X isoform X4, protein MRSTPPYASRSRVGGFGSRGRVASSSPQGARPLPGFRFGGSEMTESGASPEDPWVKVEYAYSDNSLDPDDEDSDYHQESYKESYKDRRRRAHTQAEQKRRDAIKRGYDDLQTIVPTCQQQDFSIGSQKLSKAIVLQKTIDYIQFLHKEKKKQEEEVSTLRKDVMALKIMKVNYEQIVKAHQDNPHEGEDQVSDQVKFNVFQGIMDSLFQSFNASISVASFQELSACVFSWIEEHCKPQTLREIVIGVLHQLKNQLY, encoded by the exons ATGCGCAGCACCCCGCCCTACGCCTCCCGGTCGCGGGTTGGTGGGTTTGGGTCACGCGGGCGCGTCGCCTCTTCCTCGCCGCAGGGGGCCCGACCGCTCCCTGGTTTCCGGTTTGGTGGGTCTGAGATGACGGAGTCGGGCGCCTCTCCGGAGGACCCCTGGGTCAAG GTGGAGTATGCCTACAGTGACAACAGCCTGGACCCCG ATGACGAGGACAGTGATTACCACCAGGAGTCCTACAAGGAGTCTTACAAGGACCGGCGGCGGCGAGCACATACGCAGGctgagcagaagaggagggacgCTATCAAG AGAGGCTATGATGACCTTCAGACCATTGTCCCCACCTGCCAACAGCAGGACTTCTCCATTGGGTCCCAAAAGCTCAGCAAAGCCATCGTTCTACAGAAGA CCATCGACTACATCCAGTTTTTGcacaaggagaagaaaaagcaagAGGAGGAGGTATCCACACTGCGCAAGGACGTCATGGCCCTCAAGATCATGAAAGT GAACTATGAGCAGATCGTGAAGGCACACCAGGACAATCCCCATGAGGGGGAGGACCAGGTCTCGGACCAGGTAAAGTTCAACGTGTTTCAGGGCATCATGGACTCCCTGTTCCAGTCTTTCAATGCCTCCATTTCCGTGGCCAGCTTCCAGGAGCTGTCGGCTTGTGTCTTCAGCTGGATTGAGGAGCATTGTAAGCCACAG ACTCTCCGGGAGATTGTGATTGGCGTCCTGCACCAATTGAAGAACCAGCTTTACTGA
- the MLX gene encoding max-like protein X isoform X3, with product MRTRAHGCLRPCWDKPLEGTNPWATSLRLPLSSGTGARPLPGFRFGGSEMTESGASPEDPWVKVEYAYSDNSLDPDDEDSDYHQESYKESYKDRRRRAHTQAEQKRRDAIKRGYDDLQTIVPTCQQQDFSIGSQKLSKAIVLQKTIDYIQFLHKEKKKQEEEVSTLRKDVMALKIMKVNYEQIVKAHQDNPHEGEDQVSDQVKFNVFQGIMDSLFQSFNASISVASFQELSACVFSWIEEHCKPQTLREIVIGVLHQLKNQLY from the exons ATGCGCACGCGCGCACACGGATGTCTGCGACCGTGTTGGGACAAACCTCTTGAGGGAACGAACCCCTGGGCGACGTCCCTGAGGCTGCCTCTGTCATCCGGCACA GGGGCCCGACCGCTCCCTGGTTTCCGGTTTGGTGGGTCTGAGATGACGGAGTCGGGCGCCTCTCCGGAGGACCCCTGGGTCAAG GTGGAGTATGCCTACAGTGACAACAGCCTGGACCCCG ATGACGAGGACAGTGATTACCACCAGGAGTCCTACAAGGAGTCTTACAAGGACCGGCGGCGGCGAGCACATACGCAGGctgagcagaagaggagggacgCTATCAAG AGAGGCTATGATGACCTTCAGACCATTGTCCCCACCTGCCAACAGCAGGACTTCTCCATTGGGTCCCAAAAGCTCAGCAAAGCCATCGTTCTACAGAAGA CCATCGACTACATCCAGTTTTTGcacaaggagaagaaaaagcaagAGGAGGAGGTATCCACACTGCGCAAGGACGTCATGGCCCTCAAGATCATGAAAGT GAACTATGAGCAGATCGTGAAGGCACACCAGGACAATCCCCATGAGGGGGAGGACCAGGTCTCGGACCAGGTAAAGTTCAACGTGTTTCAGGGCATCATGGACTCCCTGTTCCAGTCTTTCAATGCCTCCATTTCCGTGGCCAGCTTCCAGGAGCTGTCGGCTTGTGTCTTCAGCTGGATTGAGGAGCATTGTAAGCCACAG ACTCTCCGGGAGATTGTGATTGGCGTCCTGCACCAATTGAAGAACCAGCTTTACTGA